A single region of the Schistocerca serialis cubense isolate TAMUIC-IGC-003099 chromosome 7, iqSchSeri2.2, whole genome shotgun sequence genome encodes:
- the LOC126412890 gene encoding piggyBac transposable element-derived protein 4-like has product MYVVTHNVIFFLEDEIDDSLSSDEDENDVEGVASNPAAVPYPKDSEWTAVDTYRPLPVNTTPRQILVDIDESSSVLDCSKVFLTDSDVNELKRQTNLYASQTIQKKRRGNNLKPHSVLSSWKPVTISEMRRFLGIIFHMCVSKKPKIADHWSTNPVLSCNFCPHVMSRLRFTQILSCLHLVDNSNQKKPGEDGFHPLYKVLPYYNNLKERCIQAYRPSEKVTIDEGICPFRGRVSFRVYMQNKPHKYGLKVYAVAEASSGYVVNFEVYAGKHIVDNSSSAVILRLLSDSSLLNKGHTVYLDRFYSSPELFQQLAEKGTGAVGTVNKSRKGLPKDLVSAKLKKGEMSFRRKDNVLAMKWKDKRDVYTLSTRHQATFGTHTKRNGSVVLKPLQVLDYNLNKIGVDIGDQRLQYNPFQHRTVKWWRKLYFHLLLMGVSNAFWLYNAVHRKKITITDFITVLAVQLVEDDTLEFIPRNEGTVGRLTKRHFLQHIPATTKKYAARVCHVCSSRSKKQSGKASRKETRYECEQCGVALCLEPCFKIFHTKKQYDSV; this is encoded by the coding sequence atgtatgtagttacacataatgtgatattctttttagaagacgagattgatgacagtttgtcttcagatgaagacgagaatgatgttgaaggtgttgcttcaaatccagcagctgtgccgtatccgaaagacagtgagtggactgcagttgacacctaccgacctctgcctgtcaacacgacacccaggcagatactagtggatattgatgagtcgagttctgtactggattgcagtaaagtgttccttactgacagtgacgtaaatgaactcaagagacagacaaatttgtatgcatcacagacaatacagaagaaaagaagaggaaataatctgaagccccattcagttttgagttcgtggaagccagtgactataagtgagatgaggcgtttcttgggtattattttccacatgtgtgtttcgaaaaagccaaaaattgcggaccattggagcactaatcctgttcttagttgtaacttttgtccccatgtcatgagccgtttgcgtttcactcagatactgtcatgcttgcatcttgttgacaattcaaatcagaaaaaaccaggcgaagatggatttcatccactttacaaagttttgccatattataataatttgaaggagcgatgtatccaggcatatcgtccctcagaaaaagtgacaattgatgaaggaatttgcccatttcgaggtcgtgtgagtttccgtgtttacatgcaaaataagcctcataagtatggactgaaagtatatgctgttgctgaagccagtagtggctatgttgtaaattttgaagtttatgctggtaagcatattgttgacaattcttcgtctgcggttattttgcgattgttgtctgacagcagcttgctgaacaaaggccacactgtgtatttagatcgattttattccagtccagagctatttcagcaactggcagagaaaggcactggagctgttggtactgtgaacaaatccaggaaaggattgcctaaagatttagtatctgctaagctgaaaaagggcgaaatgtcttttcggcgtaaagataatgtattggcaatgaagtggaaagataagagagatgtgtatacattgtctacaaggcatcaagcaacatttggtacgcatactaagagaaatgggtctgtagtattgaaaccacttcaggtacttgattacaacctcaataaaattggagtggatattggagaccaacgcctgcagtacaatccgttccagcacagaactgtgaaatggtggcgaaaattatatttccatttgctgcttatgggagtatcaaatgcattttggctgtacaatgcagtgcacaggaagaaaattacaataacagactttataacagtgcttgcagttcagcttgttgaagacgacacacttgaattcattccaagaaatgaaggaactgtaggtcggctaacaaagagacattttttgcagcacatacctgcaactactaagaagtatgctgctcgtgtgtgtcacgtgtgcagttccaggagcaagaaacagagtggcaaggcttctcgcaaagagacacgatacgaatgtgaacagtgtggcgttgcactctgcctggaaccttgctttaaaattttccacactaaaaaacaatatgattctgtgtga